One part of the Mycolicibacterium aromaticivorans JS19b1 = JCM 16368 genome encodes these proteins:
- a CDS encoding Dyp-type peroxidase, translating into MPTPLPQPVLAPLTPAAIFLVATIDDDGEAAVHDALPDLAGLVRAIGFRDPSKHLSMVTSIGSQAWDRLFSGPRPKDLHPFVELHGARHHAPSTAGDLLFHIRAEVLDVCFELASRVAKAMAGAITIVDEVHGFKFFDNRDLLGFVDGTENPDGPIAVSASQIGDEDPDFAGGCYVHVQKYLHDMTSWESLSVTEQERVIGRSKLEDIEMADDVKPANSHIALNVIEDADGNELKILRHNMPFGEIGKDAFGTYYIGYSRSPAVTEKMLENMFIGDPPGNTDRILDFSTAVTGTLFFTPITDFLNDPPPMPGAGDVDAASPAPAPTSDGSLAIGSLKGQS; encoded by the coding sequence GTGCCCACCCCGCTCCCGCAACCGGTACTGGCTCCCCTGACACCTGCCGCCATCTTCCTGGTGGCCACGATCGACGACGACGGCGAGGCGGCGGTGCACGACGCGCTGCCCGACCTTGCCGGGCTGGTCCGGGCGATCGGCTTTCGCGACCCGTCCAAGCACCTCTCGATGGTGACGTCGATCGGATCGCAGGCGTGGGATCGGCTGTTCTCCGGACCGCGCCCAAAAGATCTGCACCCGTTCGTCGAGCTGCACGGCGCCCGCCACCACGCCCCGTCCACTGCGGGTGATCTGTTGTTCCACATCCGCGCCGAGGTGCTCGACGTGTGCTTCGAGCTGGCCAGCCGGGTCGCCAAGGCGATGGCGGGGGCGATCACGATCGTCGACGAGGTGCACGGCTTCAAGTTCTTCGACAACCGCGACCTGCTCGGCTTCGTCGACGGAACCGAGAACCCGGATGGTCCAATCGCGGTGAGCGCCAGCCAAATCGGGGACGAGGATCCGGATTTCGCCGGCGGCTGTTACGTGCATGTGCAGAAGTACCTGCACGACATGACGTCGTGGGAGTCGCTGTCGGTGACCGAACAGGAACGCGTCATCGGCCGTTCCAAACTCGAGGACATCGAGATGGCCGACGACGTGAAGCCGGCCAACTCGCACATCGCGCTCAACGTGATCGAGGATGCCGACGGCAACGAACTCAAGATCCTGCGGCACAACATGCCGTTCGGGGAGATCGGCAAAGACGCGTTCGGCACGTATTACATCGGCTACTCGCGCTCCCCGGCCGTCACCGAGAAGATGCTGGAGAACATGTTCATCGGCGACCCGCCCGGGAACACCGACCGGATCCTGGATTTCTCCACCGCCGTCACCGGCACCCTGTTTTTCACCCCCATCACCGATTTCCTCAACGATCCGCCGCCGATGCCGGGCGCCGGCGACGTCGACGCAGCCTCCCCGGCACCCGCCCCCACCTCCGACGGCTCATTGGCGATCGGCAGCCTGAAAGGACAGTCCTGA
- the purQ gene encoding phosphoribosylformylglycinamidine synthase subunit PurQ encodes MSARIGVITFPGTLDDVDAARAVRLAGAEAVNLWHGDADLKGVDAVVVPGGFSYGDYLRCGAIAKFAPVMGEVITAARAGLPVLGICNGFQVLCEAGLLPGALTRNAGLHFICRDVWLRVDSITSAWTSRYESGAELLVPLKSGEGRYVASEAVLDELEGEGRVVFRYAENLNGSMRDIAGISSANGRVVGLMPHPEHATEALTGPSDDGLGIFYSALDAVLAAS; translated from the coding sequence GTGAGCGCCCGGATCGGGGTCATCACCTTCCCCGGCACGCTCGACGACGTCGACGCCGCCCGTGCGGTACGGCTCGCCGGCGCCGAGGCGGTCAACCTCTGGCACGGCGACGCCGACCTCAAGGGCGTCGACGCCGTGGTGGTGCCGGGCGGTTTCTCCTATGGCGACTACCTGCGCTGCGGTGCGATCGCGAAGTTCGCGCCGGTGATGGGCGAGGTGATCACCGCCGCCAGGGCCGGCCTGCCGGTGCTCGGCATCTGCAACGGCTTCCAGGTGCTCTGCGAGGCCGGACTGCTGCCGGGTGCGCTGACCCGCAACGCCGGGCTGCACTTCATCTGCCGCGATGTCTGGTTGCGGGTGGATTCGATCACCAGCGCTTGGACGTCGCGGTACGAATCCGGCGCCGAACTTCTGGTGCCGCTGAAGTCCGGCGAGGGCCGCTACGTGGCCAGCGAGGCCGTGCTCGACGAGCTCGAAGGCGAAGGCCGGGTGGTGTTCCGCTACGCCGAGAACCTCAACGGCTCGATGCGCGACATCGCCGGGATCAGCTCCGCAAATGGCCGGGTGGTCGGGCTGATGCCGCACCCCGAACACGCCACCGAAGCGCTGACCGGTCCGTCCGACGACGGGCTCGGCATCTTCTACTCCGCGCTGGACGCCGTCCTCGCCGCCAGCTAG
- a CDS encoding aromatic ring-hydroxylating oxygenase subunit alpha, producing the protein MTSTALPGEWVDHAPGLDDLAGSFTSQVSTDRYRSREYAERERAAIWMKTWQIAGRVDDLPAVGDWMEYKIYDQSFLIVRGKDERLRGFVNACRHRGNAICQGRTGNAKRGFLCQYHLWSYDLDGRLKGLLREQNAGGIDKSDNSLITVPVDTFGGFIFINPDPGAQPLAEWIGAEAMATLQPYHLELMSTVMNVREALDCNWKVVMDAFNEGYHVNGVHPQLLAVLNIAPETTRYKFFENHTIAMAPFDVVGATPEKQVEGTLSLPETFPGTVAVIPRFQELVKEYTADDGSIDFPDGVTARTLLQKATRAHLTEMGLDVSGLTDAQMSDNHGWFLFPNFMMTIRAGECHVILARPHPDGDPNRCIWHVASYMYLPKEIADQFTVDLTEVDEPGSYKYFEALQQDYQQMQRQQAGLRNESLDHLMLVNEEIVVAKFHDTLDRWMAGKAAQ; encoded by the coding sequence ATGACGTCTACAGCCCTGCCCGGCGAATGGGTCGACCACGCACCGGGACTCGACGATCTGGCGGGCAGCTTCACGTCTCAGGTCTCCACGGACCGCTACAGATCGCGGGAGTACGCCGAACGCGAGCGTGCGGCGATCTGGATGAAGACGTGGCAGATCGCCGGCCGGGTGGACGACCTTCCCGCAGTCGGCGACTGGATGGAATACAAGATCTACGACCAGTCCTTCCTCATCGTGCGGGGCAAAGACGAGCGCCTGCGCGGTTTCGTCAACGCCTGCCGGCACCGTGGCAATGCCATCTGCCAGGGTCGTACCGGCAACGCCAAGCGCGGCTTTCTGTGCCAGTACCACCTGTGGTCCTACGACCTCGACGGCCGGCTCAAGGGACTGCTGCGGGAACAGAACGCCGGCGGCATCGACAAGAGCGACAACTCGCTGATCACAGTTCCGGTGGACACCTTCGGCGGCTTCATCTTCATCAACCCGGACCCCGGGGCCCAGCCGCTTGCGGAGTGGATCGGTGCGGAGGCGATGGCGACGCTGCAGCCGTATCACCTCGAGCTGATGTCGACGGTGATGAACGTCCGAGAGGCGCTGGACTGCAACTGGAAGGTCGTCATGGACGCCTTCAACGAGGGCTATCACGTCAATGGAGTCCACCCACAACTGTTGGCGGTGCTCAACATTGCGCCCGAGACCACGCGCTACAAGTTCTTCGAGAACCACACCATCGCGATGGCGCCATTCGACGTCGTGGGGGCTACCCCCGAAAAACAGGTCGAAGGCACTCTGTCGCTGCCCGAGACCTTCCCGGGGACGGTTGCGGTGATCCCTCGATTCCAAGAACTCGTCAAGGAATACACCGCGGACGACGGCTCCATCGACTTCCCCGACGGGGTCACGGCGCGCACTCTGCTGCAGAAGGCAACCCGAGCGCACCTCACCGAGATGGGCTTGGACGTCAGCGGCCTGACCGACGCCCAGATGAGCGACAACCACGGCTGGTTCCTCTTCCCCAACTTCATGATGACCATCAGGGCCGGCGAGTGCCACGTGATCTTGGCCAGGCCGCACCCCGACGGGGACCCCAACCGGTGCATCTGGCATGTCGCGAGCTACATGTACCTGCCCAAGGAGATAGCCGACCAGTTCACCGTGGACCTGACCGAGGTCGACGAACCAGGCAGTTACAAGTATTTCGAAGCGCTGCAACAGGATTACCAG
- a CDS encoding ATPase, whose amino-acid sequence MRALEGVEYMRLVIAVMLVACGLAVPPDAAADPDTCPPNCDRIPEAAWVAPWAIPLNARYAWPRLAGVAVTAVAPRFRFEELCGTPPVAQDPRAYAVAERATVVNPDGQWQLQAQVMHWRGETWRGGQLAQDVFHAAVAALRSCQRTNPTASPSLTVNEPDRMAAVISGPVILREYVVADPDNSTVTELAMWSTAPPQTAWPMPSDDNLLDALGAPLCTAYIGSC is encoded by the coding sequence GTGCGCGCACTGGAAGGCGTCGAATACATGCGGTTGGTCATCGCGGTGATGCTGGTGGCCTGCGGGCTCGCCGTACCGCCGGACGCTGCCGCCGATCCGGACACCTGCCCGCCCAACTGCGACCGCATCCCGGAGGCGGCGTGGGTTGCCCCGTGGGCGATACCGCTCAACGCCCGCTACGCCTGGCCCCGGCTGGCCGGGGTGGCGGTCACCGCCGTCGCTCCCCGGTTCCGGTTCGAGGAGTTGTGCGGGACCCCGCCGGTGGCCCAGGATCCACGCGCATACGCCGTTGCCGAACGCGCCACCGTCGTCAACCCCGACGGCCAGTGGCAGCTGCAGGCGCAGGTGATGCACTGGCGAGGAGAGACCTGGCGCGGCGGCCAACTGGCGCAGGACGTCTTCCACGCCGCGGTGGCCGCGCTGCGGTCCTGCCAGCGCACCAACCCGACGGCGTCGCCGTCGCTGACCGTCAACGAGCCCGACCGGATGGCCGCGGTGATCAGCGGTCCGGTGATCCTGCGCGAGTACGTGGTGGCCGATCCGGACAACAGCACGGTGACCGAGCTGGCGATGTGGTCAACAGCACCGCCGCAGACCGCATGGCCGATGCCCAGCGACGACAACCTGCTCGACGCCCTCGGCGCGCCGCTGTGCACCGCCTACATCGGGTCCTGCTGA
- a CDS encoding glutathione peroxidase, which produces MSLTDIPLTTLDGKATSLADYADRAILLVNVASKCGLTPQYGALEQLARDYGDRGLTVIGVPCNQFMGQEPGTAEEIQTFCSTTYGVTFPLLAKTDVNGDDRHPLYAELAGVADGDGKAGDIAWNFEKFVIAPGGTVVNRFRPQTEPDAPEVIAAIEAVLPG; this is translated from the coding sequence ATGAGTCTGACCGACATCCCGCTCACCACCCTCGACGGCAAAGCCACCTCGCTGGCCGACTACGCCGACCGGGCGATCCTGCTGGTCAACGTCGCATCCAAGTGCGGCCTCACTCCGCAGTACGGGGCGCTGGAGCAGTTGGCCCGCGATTACGGTGACCGCGGCCTGACCGTGATCGGGGTGCCCTGCAACCAGTTCATGGGTCAGGAGCCGGGGACCGCGGAGGAGATCCAGACGTTCTGCTCCACCACCTACGGGGTGACGTTCCCGCTGCTGGCCAAGACCGACGTCAACGGCGACGACCGGCACCCGCTGTACGCCGAGCTCGCAGGCGTCGCCGACGGCGACGGCAAGGCCGGCGACATCGCGTGGAACTTCGAGAAATTCGTGATCGCGCCGGGCGGAACGGTGGTCAACCGGTTCCGGCCGCAGACCGAGCCCGATGCCCCCGAAGTGATCGCCGCGATCGAGGCGGTCCTGCCGGGTTGA
- a CDS encoding S9 family peptidase, translating into MNPPIAKRVDTQRVFHDDVFVDPYEWLREKADPEVIAHLEAENAYADEATAHLEPLRQKIFDEIKARTKETDMSIPTRRGDWWYYGRSFEGKQYGAHCRCPVAGPDDWDPPVFDEDTAVPGEQVLLDENAEADGHEFFSLGASSVSLDGHLLAYSVDTVGDERYTLRFKDLRTGELYADEIAGISSGVTWAADNGCVYYTTVDEAWRPDTVWRHRLGSAEPDEQVFHEPDERFWVGMGRTRSNKYVIIAAGSAITSQVWVGDAADPNAEFTSVLPRRDGIEYSVEHAVIGGQDRFLILHNDGAVNFTLVEAPVSDPTDQRTLIAARDDVRLDGVDAFADHLVVSYRREALPRIQLWPIGADGYGAPEEIAFDSELASAGLAGNPNWSTAKLRVGTTSFVTPLRIYDLDLATGERTLLREQPVLGGYRSEEYVERRDWAVAEDGTRVPISIVHKAGIEFPAPTVLYGYGAYESSEDPRFSVARLSLLDRGMVFAVAHIRGGGEMGRLWYEEGKLLQKRNTFTDFIAVGQHLVDSGLTRPQNLVALGGSAGGLLMGAVANLAPHLFAGILAQVPFVDPLTSILDPSLPLTVTEWDEWGNPLENKDVYFYMKSYSPYENVEAKEYPAILAMTSLNDTRVLYVEPAKWVAALRHTKTDAHPVLLKTQMAAGHGGISGRYERWKEAAFQYAWLLATAGTEQHEVTSPA; encoded by the coding sequence ATGAACCCACCCATCGCGAAGCGGGTCGACACCCAGCGGGTGTTCCACGACGACGTCTTCGTCGACCCCTACGAGTGGTTGCGTGAGAAGGCCGATCCGGAGGTCATCGCCCACCTCGAAGCGGAGAACGCCTACGCCGACGAGGCCACCGCGCATCTGGAACCGCTGCGGCAGAAGATCTTCGACGAGATCAAGGCGCGGACCAAGGAAACCGACATGTCGATTCCGACGCGCCGCGGCGACTGGTGGTACTACGGCCGCAGCTTCGAAGGCAAGCAGTACGGAGCGCACTGCCGCTGCCCGGTCGCCGGTCCCGACGACTGGGACCCGCCGGTGTTCGACGAGGACACCGCCGTACCCGGCGAGCAGGTGCTGCTCGACGAGAACGCCGAAGCCGACGGGCACGAGTTCTTCTCGCTCGGCGCCAGCAGCGTGAGCCTCGACGGTCACCTGCTGGCCTATTCGGTCGACACCGTCGGCGACGAGCGATACACGCTGCGGTTCAAGGACTTACGTACCGGTGAGCTGTATGCCGACGAGATCGCCGGGATCTCGTCCGGGGTGACCTGGGCGGCCGACAACGGATGCGTGTACTACACCACCGTCGACGAGGCATGGCGGCCCGACACCGTGTGGCGGCACCGGCTCGGCTCGGCCGAGCCCGACGAGCAGGTGTTCCATGAACCGGACGAACGGTTCTGGGTCGGCATGGGCCGCACCCGCAGCAACAAGTACGTGATCATCGCGGCCGGATCGGCGATCACCTCGCAGGTGTGGGTGGGTGACGCCGCCGACCCGAACGCGGAGTTCACCTCGGTGCTTCCGCGCCGCGACGGCATCGAGTACTCGGTTGAACACGCGGTGATCGGCGGCCAGGACCGCTTCCTGATCCTGCACAACGACGGCGCGGTCAACTTCACGCTGGTGGAGGCACCGGTCAGCGATCCCACCGACCAGCGCACGCTGATCGCCGCGCGCGACGACGTCCGACTGGACGGGGTCGACGCCTTCGCGGACCATCTGGTGGTCAGCTACCGGCGGGAGGCGTTGCCGCGGATTCAGTTGTGGCCCATCGGCGCCGACGGCTACGGAGCGCCGGAGGAGATCGCATTCGACTCCGAACTGGCCTCGGCGGGTCTGGCCGGCAACCCCAACTGGTCGACAGCCAAATTGCGGGTGGGCACCACCTCGTTCGTCACTCCGCTGCGCATCTACGATCTCGATCTCGCCACCGGCGAGCGCACTCTGCTGCGCGAGCAGCCGGTGCTGGGGGGCTACCGCAGCGAGGAGTACGTAGAGCGGCGCGACTGGGCGGTCGCCGAGGACGGCACCCGGGTGCCGATCTCGATAGTCCACAAGGCGGGCATCGAATTCCCGGCTCCCACGGTGTTGTACGGGTATGGCGCGTACGAGTCTTCGGAGGATCCGCGATTCTCGGTGGCGCGGCTCTCGCTGCTCGACCGGGGAATGGTCTTCGCAGTCGCCCACATTCGTGGTGGCGGCGAGATGGGACGGCTCTGGTACGAGGAGGGCAAGCTGCTCCAGAAGCGCAACACGTTCACCGACTTCATCGCGGTCGGACAGCATCTGGTCGACAGCGGGTTGACCCGGCCGCAGAATCTGGTGGCGCTCGGCGGCAGTGCGGGCGGTCTGCTGATGGGTGCGGTGGCGAACCTGGCGCCGCACCTGTTCGCCGGCATCCTCGCTCAGGTGCCGTTCGTGGACCCGCTCACCTCGATCCTCGACCCGTCGCTGCCGCTGACGGTGACCGAATGGGACGAGTGGGGAAACCCGTTGGAGAACAAGGACGTCTACTTCTACATGAAGTCCTATTCGCCGTATGAGAACGTCGAAGCCAAGGAGTACCCGGCGATCCTGGCGATGACATCGCTCAACGACACCCGCGTTCTCTACGTCGAACCCGCGAAGTGGGTTGCCGCGCTTCGGCACACCAAGACCGACGCGCATCCGGTGCTGCTGAAAACACAGATGGCCGCCGGCCACGGTGGCATCAGCGGCCGCTACGAGCGGTGGAAGGAAGCGGCGTTCCAGTACGCCTGGCTGCTGGCCACCGCAGGCACCGAGCAGCACGAGGTAACCTCACCGGCATGA
- a CDS encoding family 1 encapsulin nanocompartment shell protein codes for MNNLYRELAPITESAWSEIELEASRTFKRHIAGRRVVDVSEPGGPVTAGVSTGHLRDVAAPADGVLAHLRESKPLVRLRVPFTVSRTAIDDVERGAQDSDWDPVKAAAKKLAFIEDRAIFEGYQEASIDGIRMCSSNPALTLPEDAREYPDVFAQALSELRLAGVDGPYSVLLSADAYTKVSETTEHGYPLLEHLNRLVDGEIIWAPAIDGAFLLSTRGGDFDLQLGTDVAIGYLSHDAETVQLYLEETLTFLCYTAEASVALTA; via the coding sequence ATGAACAACCTCTACCGCGAGCTCGCTCCGATCACCGAATCGGCTTGGAGTGAAATCGAATTGGAGGCCAGCCGGACGTTCAAGCGGCATATTGCAGGCCGTCGCGTCGTCGACGTCAGCGAGCCTGGAGGTCCGGTGACGGCCGGGGTGAGCACCGGTCATCTGCGCGACGTGGCGGCGCCGGCCGACGGCGTGCTGGCGCACCTTCGGGAATCCAAGCCGCTGGTTCGGCTGCGGGTGCCGTTCACGGTGTCGCGCACCGCGATCGACGACGTGGAGCGCGGTGCGCAGGACTCGGACTGGGATCCGGTCAAGGCCGCGGCCAAGAAGCTGGCGTTCATCGAGGACCGCGCGATCTTCGAGGGCTACCAGGAGGCCTCGATCGACGGTATTCGGATGTGCAGCTCGAACCCGGCGTTGACCCTGCCGGAGGATGCCCGCGAGTACCCCGACGTCTTCGCCCAGGCGCTCTCGGAACTTCGGCTGGCCGGCGTGGACGGTCCCTACTCGGTGTTGCTGTCCGCCGACGCCTACACCAAGGTCAGTGAAACCACCGAGCACGGCTATCCGCTCCTGGAGCACCTCAACCGGCTGGTCGACGGTGAGATCATCTGGGCGCCCGCGATCGACGGCGCGTTCCTGCTGAGCACCCGCGGCGGCGACTTCGACCTGCAGCTGGGCACCGACGTCGCGATCGGCTACCTGAGCCATGACGCGGAGACGGTGCAGCTGTACCTGGAGGAAACGCTGACGTTCCTGTGCTACACCGCTGAGGCGTCGGTCGCCCTGACCGCCTGA
- the purS gene encoding phosphoribosylformylglycinamidine synthase subunit PurS: MARVVVNVMPKAEILDPQGQAIVGALGRLGHTGISDVRQGKRFELEVDDSISDSALAEIAESLLANTVIEDWSVTREPE; encoded by the coding sequence GTGGCCCGAGTAGTGGTCAACGTGATGCCCAAAGCCGAGATCCTCGACCCGCAAGGTCAGGCGATCGTCGGTGCACTGGGCCGTCTGGGACACACCGGCATCTCGGATGTGCGGCAGGGCAAGCGATTCGAGCTCGAGGTCGACGATTCGATCAGCGATTCGGCGCTCGCGGAGATCGCCGAATCGCTTCTGGCGAACACCGTGATCGAGGACTGGTCGGTCACCCGGGAGCCAGAGTGA
- a CDS encoding MBL fold metallo-hydrolase: MELTHFGHSCLLAEFDGATLLFDPGNFSHGFEGVTGLSAILITHQHPDHADRERLPALVEANPNAVLYADPATAAELGEPWRAVQVGDELNVAGLTIRGVGGRHAVIHPEIPVIDNISYLVGDAEHPARLMHPGDALFVPGEPVDVLATPAAAPWMKISEAVDYLRTVAPEHAVPIHQGVVAPEARGIYYGRLTEMTDTDFRVLPEESSFRF; encoded by the coding sequence ATGGAGCTGACGCATTTCGGGCATTCATGTCTTCTCGCCGAGTTCGACGGCGCCACCTTGCTGTTCGATCCGGGCAATTTCTCGCACGGCTTCGAGGGCGTGACCGGCCTGTCGGCGATCCTGATCACCCACCAGCATCCCGACCATGCCGACCGCGAACGGCTGCCCGCGCTGGTGGAGGCCAACCCGAACGCGGTGCTCTACGCCGATCCGGCGACCGCGGCCGAGCTCGGCGAACCCTGGCGCGCCGTCCAGGTCGGCGACGAGCTGAACGTGGCCGGTCTGACCATCCGCGGGGTGGGCGGGCGCCACGCCGTCATCCATCCGGAGATTCCGGTCATCGACAACATCTCGTACCTGGTCGGCGACGCCGAGCATCCGGCCAGGCTCATGCACCCCGGTGACGCGCTGTTCGTCCCCGGCGAGCCGGTGGACGTACTGGCCACCCCCGCGGCCGCCCCGTGGATGAAGATCTCCGAGGCGGTGGATTATCTGCGGACGGTCGCGCCGGAGCACGCGGTCCCGATCCATCAGGGGGTGGTGGCCCCTGAGGCGCGCGGCATCTACTACGGTCGCCTCACCGAGATGACCGACACGGATTTCCGGGTGCTGCCGGAAGAGAGTTCGTTCCGGTTCTGA
- a CDS encoding DUF2334 domain-containing protein yields the protein MAGQLIVSVSGISDRTCGDVEEFCAALDSREVPLSLLVAPRLKDGYRLESDSRTIGWLTGRRSGGDAVVLHGFDAAATKKRRGEFGALPAHEANLRLMGADRVLEHVGLRSRLFAAPGWTVSAGTALALPRNGFRLLVDLHGITDLVTGTTTRSRVVGIGEGFVTEPWWCRTLVLSAERTARRGGMVRLAVTAKQLRKVGPRQAMLDAIDLALLHGCTPTVYRWETDAPAASAA from the coding sequence GTGGCTGGACAACTCATCGTGTCGGTGTCCGGGATCAGTGATCGGACGTGTGGCGACGTCGAAGAGTTCTGCGCCGCGCTCGACAGTCGCGAGGTTCCGCTCTCGCTGCTCGTCGCTCCCCGGCTCAAAGACGGCTACCGGCTGGAATCCGACTCCCGCACCATCGGCTGGCTGACGGGCCGGCGATCCGGCGGTGATGCGGTGGTGCTGCACGGATTCGACGCCGCGGCCACCAAGAAGCGCCGCGGCGAGTTCGGTGCGCTACCCGCGCACGAGGCGAATCTGCGGCTCATGGGCGCCGATCGGGTGCTCGAACACGTCGGCCTGCGGAGTCGGCTGTTCGCCGCCCCGGGCTGGACTGTCTCCGCCGGAACGGCACTGGCGTTGCCGCGCAACGGATTCCGGCTACTCGTCGATCTGCACGGCATCACCGACCTGGTCACCGGCACGACGACGCGCTCCCGGGTGGTCGGAATCGGCGAAGGGTTCGTCACCGAACCGTGGTGGTGCCGCACACTGGTGCTCTCGGCTGAACGCACCGCGCGTCGTGGCGGGATGGTCCGATTGGCCGTCACCGCAAAGCAACTGCGCAAGGTCGGGCCACGTCAGGCGATGCTCGACGCGATCGATCTGGCCCTGCTGCACGGCTGCACGCCGACGGTGTACCGCTGGGAAACCGACGCGCCCGCAGCTTCCGCCGCCTGA
- a CDS encoding phosphoribosylaminoimidazolesuccinocarboxamide synthase yields the protein MSRPALSDYQHLTSGKVREIFSIDNEHLLFVASDRISAYDHILDSLIPDKGRILTAMSVFFFDFLSDQIDAPNHLAGPPDDPRIPEEVLGRALVVRKLAMVPIECVARGYLTGSGLLDYQRDGKVCGIALPPGLVEASRFDEPLFTPATKAELGEHDENISFDRAVELVGPVRANQLRERTLQIYLQAADHALTRGIIIADTKFEFGVDADGRVVLADEVFTPDSSRYWPADTYKEGEVQPSFDKQFVRNWLTGPESGWDRYGSAPPPALPDEIVEATRARYIEAYERISGLSFGDWIGAGA from the coding sequence ATGTCCCGCCCCGCTCTGAGCGACTATCAACACCTAACCAGCGGCAAGGTCCGCGAGATTTTTTCCATCGACAACGAACACCTGTTGTTCGTCGCCAGCGACCGGATCTCGGCCTACGACCACATCCTGGACAGCCTGATTCCCGACAAGGGCCGCATCCTCACCGCGATGAGCGTGTTCTTCTTCGACTTCCTCTCGGACCAGATTGACGCGCCCAACCACCTGGCCGGGCCGCCCGACGACCCGCGGATCCCCGAGGAGGTCCTGGGCCGCGCGCTGGTGGTACGCAAGCTGGCGATGGTGCCGATCGAATGCGTTGCCCGCGGCTACCTGACCGGTTCAGGCCTGCTGGACTACCAGCGCGACGGAAAGGTCTGCGGCATCGCGTTGCCGCCGGGTCTGGTCGAGGCGAGCAGATTCGACGAGCCGCTGTTCACCCCGGCGACCAAGGCCGAACTCGGCGAACATGACGAGAACATCTCATTCGACCGGGCTGTCGAGCTGGTTGGCCCGGTGCGCGCCAACCAGCTTCGCGAGCGCACGTTGCAGATCTACCTGCAGGCTGCCGACCATGCGCTGACGAGGGGCATCATCATCGCCGACACCAAGTTCGAGTTCGGTGTTGACGCCGACGGCCGGGTGGTGCTCGCCGACGAGGTCTTCACCCCGGATTCCTCGCGGTACTGGCCCGCCGACACCTACAAAGAGGGGGAGGTGCAACCCAGCTTCGACAAGCAGTTCGTCCGCAACTGGCTCACCGGGCCCGAATCAGGTTGGGACCGCTACGGTTCGGCGCCGCCACCGGCTCTGCCGGACGAGATCGTCGAGGCCACCCGCGCCCGTTACATCGAGGCCTACGAACGCATTTCGGGGCTGTCGTTCGGAGACTGGATCGGAGCAGGCGCATGA
- a CDS encoding SDR family oxidoreductase, which translates to MSTADLTKLFGLSGKTALVTGGSSGIGVMISRGLLQAGAEVIISSRKADKCEQVVAELSQFGSIRAIPADLSRQDECKRLAAEVLAGADKLDILVNNAGATWGEPLESFPTSAWDKALDLNVKSPFWLVQELVGALRNAATADDPARVINIGSIDGIQVPVMNTYSYSASKAAVHQLTRVLAKELGPQHITVNAVAPGPFQSKMMAATLDAFGDAIAASSPLGRIGRDDDMAGIAVFLASRAGSYVNGAIIPVDGGMATTASGSSSRS; encoded by the coding sequence TTGAGCACAGCTGACCTGACCAAACTGTTCGGACTGTCCGGCAAGACCGCGCTGGTCACCGGCGGCAGCAGCGGTATCGGGGTGATGATCTCCCGTGGCCTGCTGCAGGCCGGCGCCGAGGTGATCATCAGTTCGCGCAAGGCCGACAAGTGCGAGCAGGTGGTCGCCGAGCTGTCGCAGTTCGGTTCGATCCGCGCCATCCCCGCCGACCTGTCCCGTCAGGACGAATGCAAGCGGCTGGCCGCCGAGGTCCTGGCCGGCGCCGACAAGCTCGACATCCTGGTCAACAATGCCGGGGCGACGTGGGGCGAGCCGCTGGAATCGTTTCCGACCTCGGCCTGGGACAAGGCGCTCGACCTCAATGTGAAGTCGCCGTTCTGGCTGGTGCAGGAACTGGTCGGCGCGTTGCGCAATGCCGCGACTGCCGACGATCCCGCACGGGTGATCAACATCGGCAGCATCGACGGGATCCAGGTTCCGGTGATGAACACCTACTCGTACTCGGCCAGCAAGGCTGCCGTGCACCAGTTGACTCGTGTGCTGGCCAAAGAACTTGGACCCCAACACATCACGGTGAACGCGGTGGCGCCGGGGCCGTTCCAGTCGAAGATGATGGCCGCCACACTGGACGCGTTCGGGGATGCGATCGCAGCCTCGTCGCCGCTGGGGCGGATCGGCCGAGACGACGACATGGCCGGTATCGCGGTGTTCCTGGCCAGCCGGGCCGGGTCCTATGTGAACGGGGCGATCATCCCGGTCGACGGCGGTATGGCGACGACGGCGAGCGGGTCCAGCTCGCGCAGCTAG